From the Trifolium pratense cultivar HEN17-A07 linkage group LG4, ARS_RC_1.1, whole genome shotgun sequence genome, the window attatggtcatgacggaccctgcgttgttcattttatagtcatgacggactctgctcctcacatacggattaacaatcaacatttaccaagtatgtgtcaaacatcatttatcataaaatgcacacataatccctaatgcaatctaatgcttcacattcatgttatgtcctctagacacctctaatgcatgtggtaccatcgtctttatcagagtatctcacctccgatatccgtctttatcaaacaaatatagttcgatatgcttctttattggacaagacaatatccctaaatattcatgatgcatgcactcaaaactcatgaatatatccatcaacaattttggcatatagcccatcaacaataacgtgaaacactatccaacgtccgtctttattaagataaacaataccttaatatccgtctttatcgaataacataattcgatatacttctttattagaataacataatcctaatatccttctttattaagttgattaacaccttaatatacttctttgacatttaaataaacatcatcataatcataatcataatcataatcaacaacaattcattattcatcaacaagcaatcaatcatggttacaaacacttaattgcatgttaggataccttaaatccatgttacaaatgcctaattgcacttaagacaattatcaaaaagttgctgtcacagaggccttcgctgagcgaaggctcagcgagacacagcgaaccacaccagtgggtcaccagctcatggcgagctgtggcgagctgttcgccacacatTCGCTGAGCGAGGGCCTAGCGagcgcctcctgtcaggacagttcaaaacctgcgttttccacaccaattcacccaaaaatcctatttttcatgttataaaccccaaataagtttatattcaagcataacaagcatatctaaacacaaaaggacggttcatttcaccgatctaccatttttactacgaaaaagtagagatttaacacttttactcaaaactctcaagaacacaaagttcttgagtttaatcatctataaacttcgtttttatccaataaattcgttcatacatcatgataaaaacatattaagcatgttatgaaccttagaatcgatttccattaagaaaatccatccaaaactaaaacgaaaatggggtggaggaagttcgggtgaggagaaatcgacattctccccttcctcgagtcacccacgaatatgaactctactctcttacctggattcgaagaaaactagGAGATTTGCTCTTGAATCTCTCCCTTTTCCTTGCCCTAGCCCCTCAAGCTCTCTTCctctctctcaagaacacaagaacaaaagagaaatgaatttctcttctccctctcatggccatatggcgccacacacacacacaaggcccattgggcctccagcccaattggcttggcccaattacacgttaactcactctacccgcctaataactaaagtactcgataaataacttaaagttactatcttacttaaaaaccacatcaccaaataattaaacacttacatagtgaataataaatttgggtcgttacaatgcagattgggcaggaagtgctgatgatagaaagagcacttctggtgcatgtttcttcttgggaagcaatctagtatcttggtttagtaagaagcaaaacagtgtgtctctatccacagctgaggcagaatatatagcagctggtagTAGTTgtgatgagacaaatgttgaaggagtacagtgttgagcaagatgtcatgacactttactgtgataatctgagtgctataaatatctctaaaaatcctattcagcatagtaggactaagcacattgatatacgacatcattttataagagaacttgtggaagaaaaaattgtcaCACTTGAacacattgcatctgaagaacaattagcagacatttttacaaaggctttggacgcaagtcaatttgaaaaattaaggggcaaattaggaatttgcctatttgaaaatcaatagcagttactgcatgGAGAGCGTGCAGCAGTTGATTTCTCTCTCCCACTTTTGGTGCACGCTAACTTAGGGGAGTTATTATTTGCTTTTCATAACCAACCCATCATCACGCAAACTTCTCATCTTCCTCTCTTCCTCACGAAAATCAACTCAACTTCAACTTTCTACTTTCTCAGAAATCGCTCAACTTCTATCCTCATCAACCACAAATTTTACTTCATTATACTCACCATGTCTGATTCTGCAAAATCCACTCCAATTAACGACGAAGCTACTCGATTTCAATCCGCCATGGGTATGGACTCTCTTGTTGTCAACGCCATTCCCCTTTCAAGTATACCACCTATTAGTCCTGCTAAAAGGGTGAAGAAAACATCGAAGAAGGAGAAGACATCACATGTGAGCCTCAACTCTTCATCTCCCTCTGCTTCgattaagaaaaagaagagcaagaaatcgaaATCTGAAACGAAGAGGAGTTTCACAATGTCTGAACTACATATTGATCCACTTCCATTGAGTGGTACTGCTACTCCTATCATTAATCTTACTGAAGAAAATGTTGACGCATCTGGTAAGAATTCTCTTAATCAAAACCTTAATGTTCCAAATTCTGCTGAAACCCTAGGTTTAAAGGACCCTGCTGTGTCtgaaaaattgggaaaaatgttCCTAACCCCCCTACTATTGTTGATtctaatattggtgcttccactgagaCCAATAATGTTGTTGCTGCCGAGTCTCTCAAGAAAACAGGTCATGAGACTCATGCTGCGTCAAGTGTTGTGACACCTGACGCTGAgccaaatgttgtgccagatgttaccacatctttggcaacAGAAAATCTTGTGGACTATtatgagtctgatgagagtcccaaACCTAAGTCTGCTGGTGAGGAGATTGCTGCTGATAAGGATGTTAATGAAAATCCTGATGTTATAATTGTAAATGAAACCACTGTTAGTGATAAGTCTGTTCCTACAAATTCTGATGTTAGTGTGGCTAGAAGGACTAGAAGCAGGGCTGGTAAAGGTATAAAAACTgctaacacacctgtccaaaGGCCCAAATCATCTAGGGCTGGAAAAGGTACTGGTAGAAAGCCCctatatggacctccaaaacctgatAGTAAGGTGGTTCCTAGAACTGAGGAAAAGGGAAAAGCTAAGAAAAGGAAAGCTCCACCAACTAGTGACTCTGAGTTtgagccagagacagatgttgctgcatttggcagcacatctaggaagagtataggaagaaAGAAGGTCCCTCAgtctgttccctatgctccatTAGACAATGTATCATTCCATCTGGAGAATGGGTCTGCTAGATGGAAATTTGTATATCACAGGAGGTTGGCTCTAGAGAGGAATCTGAAGGAAGACATCCTCCAATGCCAAAGTGTTGTTGAAGCTATTGAATATGCAGGTTTGATGAAGACTGTCtgtggtttggacaagtgctatgacaggcttgtcaaagaatttttgattaatgtggctgaaaactgtaatgatccagcaagtcctaAATATAGGCAAGTTTTTGTTCGTGGGAAGTGTGTCAAATTCTCACCAACTGTTATTAGCCAATATCTGCAAAGAAATTCTGAAGAGGTGGCTGATATAAAGGTTACagacaatgaggtctgcaaggtcctcacagcTGGCAGGTTGAAAGTTTGGCCTACTAAGGCTAAGTTGGCTGCaacttctctctctccattttacgccattttaaataggattgctgcacacaattgggtgcctacaacccACTCAGGTGATGTGGCCAGAGGTTTAGGCAAATTCATTTATGCTGTGGGTACTAAGGAAAAATTTGATTATGGGTCCTATTTCTTTCATGAAACATTAAGCCATGCTATGAcctatgctgttgagaagccagtaGCCCTTCCCACTCTGTTATGTAATATCATCCTTGAGCAGCATCCAGATATTCTGAGGAGTCCTGAtattccttgtaaaaggaaaggatTGCTGACCATTGAGCAAAGGCTGCttgaagggacaaatgttgcagcaggtgttggctcATCTGTCCAGGCTGGCGTACTCTCTAGGAAGTAGATGATTGCTAACTTGACTGAGGCTAGCAGAGCACTTGAGGCCAGAAAATTGAAGatagatcgtgtgattgaggccctcaaggctgaggaagctgctgagattgctgagggtgagcctgatGGACAAGAAGGTGTAGAAACTAGTGGCTCTGATGATGACACTGAGGAtatgatggaggactctgatgaaagttcttctatCTGACTTCTGatgtttttcttatgtttttctgatgtacttttggtatttctcttttgttccttttatgggcaaggccctggatttctagcacctgtgtgtgcattatggtctgtaatatgtgCACTCTGATATTTCTCTTGTCTGCTACTCTATGTTTTCCTATGCATGGTGTTTGTCaaaatttatggctaaaaagggggagtagtgtgtgtgtgtgtgacaagtgtgtggacagatgttcttaCATGTTCttacatctggtgactgtttctgCGCTATTgatctatgctcgtattgagagggagtgtgagtaatatgcatgtgttAAGGGGGAGGAGTAaattattctttctctatcGGATGTtcgtatgcatgaattcagggggagtgtgagtgataatatctcttgatcgcctgaatgtgtTTGATGACAAGTGTTGTGCCAAGTGTGATGGCACCTGACTAATGAGTTcactatccactatgactgagaatttatttttctcaaatgtttatgggaatttatttttcctgatgttcttatgatgaatggatgcactttaactattaggagtttacttctcctacttcttagcatctaatatgggagtttatttctcccttgtgttgttccatgaggctagtagtttttattccgctgttgcattgtctctgatgctacttaactcttttggaagtagttttattatgtgttactttctttcctagttgtgtgatcatgttgactcgaaggaaaggtaataccgTATCTCTCTtaatactggtctaatattgttttagccaaaatttgccaaagggggatattgttgggtttttgtatgttggctacattttgcaaaaacatcctttagccaagtgttgagacatatgtgcctacaccaagtgttgtgacaaatgtgggtacactttggaacaacacctgtctgactgtgcgcgccagctagcggtttttattttctactcaatcttttgaagatttgattgaagaattgtttcaaggtttcttacagaggaaggcgcacgtgtttaatgtgtttcaggaggcagccgaaccctagttatattttctaaaggaattatatttttggaaaatatatttttgtgtttcaaaaatagaactattattttcaaaaatatatcagctGCTGcagcaattctagaagccctaattttgtcttgaagcccaagtcgttctactactataaataggaaggcaagcatatggtttcaagcatctaaaatcgtgttcttacaaagcgtgtgttttagggattttagagtgttaattgtgagcctttcttgtatctcattgatgcaagcttaggatctgtgtttattgagttgtaagtgtgaactcctcctaagctttgaagtacggagattgttctagtgtgttgtgtgatttgctcgcaagcgtttaagcaagagtgaatcctagtttcttaggagtgtgtctccaccgttTGTAATCGTTGAAGCTGATAACAATGCtgagtgtgttgttaaggtgggaattgggacagggtctcatatctaggagttcctaggtagaagtgtcattgggtagtgattaagtgagaagttgtaaacgggtgagtttagcttcgaagtaatactgctgatagtggacttcattcttggattggtatcccccagagtaggctgttaggctgaactgggttaacaactcttgtgtgttatttactttattgtcTTTATCGTTTTATGTTCTgtactctgtttatagacaagtgttggtgcACCTTTAGCAACATCTGTCTAatacagacaagtgttgatacaccttgatcaacacctgtccactgtgtgccagaaATTTCAATTGTTCAGCTCACCGAAACCGAAATCAATATTTACAAcgatgtagtcttttagggtttcgtgtcatgtagccactctctaggagagttggtgtaagtgaaccactcgggttgtgagatggtcactatgtcctcactcagaaacctttaggtaatgagtagagtgttgtaatatctctagagcttctaagcaaagagatagtgtgtgtgaaccattcctaagctttgaagtacggaattggtgaatgtttaagaagtgtgtcttcatctgcAAGTTGTTatttgtacgatcacagtggctgtgattaagaggagttgagcggaggttctcatacctaggtgtgacttaggtagaatatagcacgggtggtgattaggtgataagTTGTAAACAGGCGAGTTTagctttgaactaatactatcatagtggattcactcctggattggtatcccccagattaggtgacgttgcgccgaactgggttaacaaataatttgtgttttacgttctgcactttattattaACTTGTCTGTACTGGTACGAGATGCTTAAGCATCGCGTTCAACATCAGTATATTATCGCTCCTGACAAATGTTGGAGCATCGTGTATAACATCTACTATTTACGTTTTTCAGTATCTGTTGTTAATGTTATATGTCTTGCCATATTATTCATGACAGACCAGATGTTTCGCCATCATGTACAACATTTGGTTCTGcgataccagaatttcataaTTGAATTAGCtaatcaaaataaactataagctaataAAATTTTGGGTTCAATATATTTTGGTCCAAGATAGAATCTTGTGATGTATCAAACAACAGTAATATGTATGATTTCACATATATTCAATAAGttataatcttttctttttttttcgaatagaaattttgtagttttctggatatagtttgttagtttgttaatttcttttttttgaaatagAAATTTTCTGAATTGTTGGTATTTTTTTAGATACACAtgtgtattaataataatttcatatgttgtttgttgtttaactgaattattaagataacgatgaattttttttcaataacgCCTAAAAAATTTAGCCACACCGATAATCCATGTCTGGTCCGCCCCTAGTGAGAGacgtattttaaaaatttccatGAGCCAACTAGGACTTCCGGAAGATACTTTTGCAAAAAGTAATGATAATGATCACGAGTTAATGAGAGATTGAGATAGAATGAATTCTCTTCTACTATGGCTCTCACCCTATCATTCCTTATCGGCCATTATTTGAATAGTTGTACTTTTTGCATCCAACCTCAACGCCTTCTAATTCCCACCCCCTAAAGTGTCAAAATTCCCATTACTTGACGCAAAGAGACACATAAGACATGTCTTGTGTAATAATGTAATGACCAACAACAATCAAATACTTCAATGTATGTGGTGTTAATCATAGGAGTACTTTGTTCATGTATTGGTTTGTGCACTTATCCCAACCATATCTTTGGAAGTTTGGatagaattaataaaaaaaataacacattaAAACATCcagaaatatataaatcaaaggggaaaagggaaaaagaagataaataaatggGACATGTCTTTTTCAGGTATCTTACCCAAATTTATGT encodes:
- the LOC123922984 gene encoding uncharacterized protein LOC123922984, translated to MSDSAKSTPINDEATRFQSAMGMDSLVVNAIPLSSIPPISPAKRVKKTSKKEKTSHVSLNSSSPSASIKKKKSKKSKSETKRSFTMSELHIDPLPLSGTATPIINLTEENVDASGKNSLNQNLNVPNSAETLGLKDPATNNVVAAESLKKTGHETHAASSVVTPDAEPNVVPDVTTSLATENLVDYYESDESPKPKSAGEEIAADKDVNENPDVIIVNETTVSDKSVPTNSDVSVARRTRSRAGKGIKTANTPVQRPKSSRAGKGTGRKPLYGPPKPDSKVVPRTEEKGKAKKRKAPPTSDSERLALERNLKEDILQCQSVVEAIEYAASPKYRQVFVRGKCVKFSPTVISQYLQRNSEEVADIKVTDNEVCKVLTAGDVARGLGKFIYAVGTKEKFDYGSYFFHETLSHAMTYAVEKPVALPTLLCNIILEQHPDILRSPDIPCKRKGLLTIEQRLLEGTNVAAGVGSSVQAGVLSRK